The DNA sequence TGTGGATCTTCAGCTCGCGCGAGGCGTGCACGAAGGTTTCGTTACGAAAGCTGTAGAACGGCTCGGAGTAGCCGGCCGAAGCGACGATCGCCGAGCAGCCTGCCAGCTTGCCGGTTTCGCTGTCTTCAAGGACGAAGAAGTAGCTTTCCTCGCCGTTGAAGCTGACCTCGGCGGCGAAGGAAGTCTCGGAAGCGGCGATCTTGTCGCCCAGGCGAGCAGCGTCGTCCGGCAGCGAGGTGACACCAATGGGGCTGTCTGCAGCCATGCGCTGCACTTCGTTCAGATCAGCCATTTGCGCGGGGCGCATCACCAGCATGGTGTCACTCCTTTGGAATACGGGCCGCTCACGGCGGCACGAAAAAACGGCAGGTGCACCGGCACCTGCACGGGAATCGGGTATCGCCGGCCCGCACGCAGCGCGGGAGCCGGCGAAGGGACCTCAGGCCGTTCAGGCCTGGGTCAGGGTGGCCACGGCGCGCTCGAAGCGATCCAGGCCTTCATCGATATCGGCGTCTTCAACCACCAGGCTTGGGGCAAAGCGGACCACATCCGGGCCGGCCTGCAGCACCATCACGCCTTCTTTCTCGGCGGCGTTGAGCACATCCTTGGCCTTGCCTTTCCAGGCGTCGGCGAGCACGCAGCCCAGCAGCAGGCCAACGCCACGCACCTGGGTGAACAGCTGGTACTTCTGGCCGATCTGCTCCAGGCGCACCTTGAAAAGCTCGTGCTTGGCCTTGATGCCAGCCAGGGTTTCCGGGGTGTTGACCACGTCCAGCACTGCGCAGGCGACGGCGCAGCCCAGCGGGTTGCCGCCATAGGTGGTGCCGTGGGTGCCGACGGCCAGGTGCTTGGCCAGCTCGGTGGTGGTCAGCATGGCGCCGATCGGGAAGCCGCCGCCCAGGCTCTTGGCGCTGGTCAGGATATCCGGGGTCACACCGTAGTGCTGGTAGGCATACAGCGAACCGGTACGGCCCACGCCAGTCTGCACTTCGTCGAAGATCAGCAGGGCATTGTGCTCGTCACACAGTTTGCGCGCGCCTTCCAGGTAGGCCTTGTCGGCCGGCACTACGCCACTCTCGCCCTGGATTGGCTCGATCACCACGGCGCAGGTCTTGTCGGAAATCTGTGCCTTCAGCGCTTCCAGGTCGTTGTAGGGCACATGGCTGATACCGGTGATCTTCGGGCCGAAGCCGTCGGAATACTTCGGCTGGCCACCGACGCTGACGGTAAACAGGGTACGGCCGTGGAAGCTGTTCACGGTGGCAATGATTTCGTGCTTTTCCGGGCCGAAGCGGTCATGGGCAACGCGCCGGGCCAGCTTGAAGGCGGCCTCGTTGGCCTCGGCGCCGGAGTTGCAGAAGAACGCCCGGTCGGCAAAGGTGGCATCCACCAGCTTGTGAGCCAGGCGCAGGGCCGGCTCGTTGGTGAATACGTTGGATACGTGCCAGAGGGTGTTGGCCTGCTCGGTCAGGGCCTTGACCAGTGCCGGGTGGCAGTGGCCCAGGGCGTTGACCGCGATGCCACCGGCAAAGTCGATAAGCTCGCGACCCGACTGGTCCCAGACGCGGGAGCCCTCGCCTCGCACAGGAATGAAGGCCGCCGGGGAATAGTTGGGGACCATGACCTGGTCGAAATCGGCACGTTGCACCGGGGCTTGCTCAACGGACATCTGAGTCTCCTGATGAGGAACGCTGGCCTGGAAGTGGCGAGCGATGGGGGGATTGTAAGGACTGATCCGCGCCTGTCCTTGCGGCCAAGCGACAACTTGTTACAGCGCAAAACCCTGTTTGCACAAGGTTTTCGGCAATGCGACAAACACTGTCGCAATCGCGCAGTGTACGGGAGAGAGGGGGCTGGGTGAACGGGTGTAGACATATAGAAGCGTGGTTGCCTGTACCGGCCAATTCGCGGGCACGCCCGCTCCCACCTGGACCGCACAGGCTTCAAACATCGCGGGTGAACCCGCTCCCACAGGACCTGTGCAAGATTCGAACGTTGTGCGGCCACTGTGGGAGCGGCTTCAGCCGCGAAAGTGCCGGCACAGAGTAAGGAAATATCAGCCTTTTTCGGCAGGCGCCGAACTCAGTTCGAACGGGCTGCTGCTACGCCGCTGGTTGCGATCCTCCCGCG is a window from the Pseudomonas anuradhapurensis genome containing:
- a CDS encoding aspartate aminotransferase family protein, which codes for MSVEQAPVQRADFDQVMVPNYSPAAFIPVRGEGSRVWDQSGRELIDFAGGIAVNALGHCHPALVKALTEQANTLWHVSNVFTNEPALRLAHKLVDATFADRAFFCNSGAEANEAAFKLARRVAHDRFGPEKHEIIATVNSFHGRTLFTVSVGGQPKYSDGFGPKITGISHVPYNDLEALKAQISDKTCAVVIEPIQGESGVVPADKAYLEGARKLCDEHNALLIFDEVQTGVGRTGSLYAYQHYGVTPDILTSAKSLGGGFPIGAMLTTTELAKHLAVGTHGTTYGGNPLGCAVACAVLDVVNTPETLAGIKAKHELFKVRLEQIGQKYQLFTQVRGVGLLLGCVLADAWKGKAKDVLNAAEKEGVMVLQAGPDVVRFAPSLVVEDADIDEGLDRFERAVATLTQA